The genomic stretch ACCATATCCCATGGTCGCCAGGCCGCTGGGCGGCAGGTGAGTGCGCGGCAGGTAGATGGGGAACTGCTGCCCCACCCCGTTCTTGTTCCAGCCCACGTCGGTGACCAGGATTCCCTCCCGGGGAAGAGCGGCCCGGACGTCGGCCAGGATCCGCTGCGGGGCAAGCGGTACCGAGTTAGACCGCGAAGGTCCGACCAGCCCTTCCAGCCAGGCCTGCCGCTCCGACTGGATGCGGACAAGCTCTGCGTGACCGCCCACTCCGCCCGGCGCCAGCCCTCGCAGCGCCGCCAGGACCGCGGTGAGGCCGGAGCGCGCATCTGTCACTGCCCCGATGACGGCAGGGAACGAGCGGCCGATCTCCTGGGGGTCGATGTCGAGATGGATGAGCTCGGTCGGGGGAATCGCGAAGGTGAACCGCGGATCCCACGAGCTGGAGTCGGCCTCGGCGAACCGGGTCCCTACCGCCAGGATCAGGTCGGCCTCGCGCGTCACACGGTTGGTCAGCTCGGTCCCCCAGAACCCGGTCATGCCGAGGATGAGTGGGTGGTCGTCCGGCAAAGCACCCTTGCCCATCAGCGAGTAGGCGACAGGCGACCCGAGGTGCTCGGCCACCAGCCGCAGCTCCTCCGAAGCCCCTGATGAGATCACGCCTCCGCCCGCGTAGATGACCGGGCGCCGGGCGGCCAGAAGGCGCCGGGCGATCTGCGCCGCGACGGCCGAATCGAGCCCTGGCGGCACCATCGGAGCCGGGGGATGAGGCGGGGGGCCTTCCGCCGGCGCCGAGAAGACGTCCATGGCCACATTCACGAGCACCGGGCCCGGCCGGCCGCTCGTGGCCAGGCTGTAGGCACGCGGCAGGATGCGACTGAGCCCGCGCGGATCCGCCACCCTCCAGGCCCGCTTGACGAAGGGGCGGAAGACCTCCCACTGATCGCCGTCGGTGTGATACTGGATCTCCTGGTGCGGGTGGCGGCCGTAGAAGTAGCCGGGCACGTCGCCCGCGATCACGAGGAGCGGGATCGAGTCCAGCGCGGCGTTCGCTACCCCGGTCGCGGCATTCGTGAGCCCGGGACCGAGATGCGTGAGGAGGATGCCGCAGCGTCCGGACGCGCGCGCGTAGCCCTCAGCCATGTGCGCCGCGATCTGCTCGTGCCGGGCCATCACGAAGCGCACGCGGCTGTCGGAGAGCGCATCCAGCACCGCTATCACCGTGTGGCCGCACAGCCCGAACACGTACTCGGTGCCCGCGCCCTCCAGGAACCGTACGATCTGGTGCGCGACGTTGTGCTGCTTGGATCCCATCGATACTACCCTCCGAGCTAGGTGACGCGGATGACTGCCTTTACAAACCGGGACTCGGCCGCTGCCTGCAGGGCGGCGGCCGCCTCCTCAAGCGGGAACTCGGCCTCAACGAGATGGCCCGCCCGCAGCCCGCCCTCGACGAGGTTGAGCGCGCGGCGGAAGTCGTCGGGATGATCGTAGATCAACGAACCAACCAGCTCTATCCCCTCGCGGACGAAGTGCAGCGGCGAGAACGCCACCTCATCTGCGCCCAGCCCCAGAAGCAGGACGCGACCTCTTCGTGGAACCGCCCGGATGCACCATGCAGCGCCGGCCGCAGCCCCCGAGCACTCGAAGACCGTGGCTGGCTCGCCGGTCTCACGCATGCGCGCCGCGATTTCTCTACCGGCCTCCTGGCTCATCACCACCGCCTCGGCCGCTCCCAGACCACTGGCCACCTGGACCCTCCTGGGGTCAAGGTCGAGCGCGGTGACCGAGATGCGCGCGGCGCTCATCAGATGCGCGAGCAACAGCCCAATGGCGCCGCACCCGAGAACCACGGCGCGGTCTCCCGGAACCAGCCCTGAGGCCGCCAGGGCGTGCACCGCCACCGCGAGCGGCTCGGTCAGCACCAGGTCGGGGTCTGGGATGTCATCCGGCGCCACCCAGGCGTGGCTGGCCGGTATGGACGCGTACTCCGCGAAGACGCCGTCCTCGTTGACACCCAGGACGCGCTTGTTGGGGCAGACGTTGCCGTGGCCGCGCCGGCAAATAGGACAGGTTGTGCAGGGGATGTTGGGCTCGACCACAGCCCGCCGGCCCACAAGCCCAAGAGAGACGCCGTCGCCGACCGCGGCGATCCTGCCTATCGCCTCGTGTCCCAGGATCATGGGGTAGGGCGCCTGCCGGTGGCCGGCGTAGAGATGCACATCTGAGCCGCAGATGCCGACCCGCTCAACCCGGACCAGCACCTCGCCCTGCCGCGGGGTTGGGATCGGCACCTCGTCCAGGCGCAGGTCTCGCGGACCGTGCAGTCTCGCTGCCCGCATCTTGCTCATCACGACCCTCCTGTCACGGTCTCACCCTCCGGCCCGAGCCCGACGGCGGCGAGGAGCCGCTTGGCGATATCCAGCCCGATCTGGCCTGGAGCCGAGGCCGCTATCCCAACCGCGAAGGTCAGGTCGGAACCGAAGTATCCCCCTCCGATCCGGCTCATAGCGCCCACGGCTCCCATTGACATGAGTATGCATGGGATCTCAAGGAACGTGCTGCGGGCCTCCAGCCCGGCCTCCAGCAGCACCAGGACGTCCTGTGGGGCGCGCGGCATGACTGCCACCTTTGCGACGTCTGCCCCTGCCTCCTGCATCGCCCGCATCGAATCCAGGAGGGCTGTGGCCGGAGGCGTGGCGCCGAAGTCATGCCACGAGCGGATGACCGCGGCCCCGGATCCGTGGGCGGCGGCCGCGGCTCTCTCTGCCAGGGCCGGTGCCGTGGCCATCTCGATGTCCACCAGCGCGGCCAGCCCGGTTGACGCCGCGGCCTCAAGTATGGCCAGGCGTTGCGCCTCATCCTGGGGACGGGCCCCACCCTCTTCATGCCGCCGGTTGGTGAAGATCAGCGCGCAGCGCGCGGCTGCGGAGATCGCTTCGAGCAGCAATGGTGTCTCGTCCGGGCTGAGGTCTGGGATGAAGTCGGCGCGCCACTCGACGCAGTCGGGTCCAAGCCCCCCAAGGCGCGCCGCCTGCGGAACCAGCGCCGCGCGCTCCGCCGCGGTCAGCGGCACGCATGTCAGTACCGCCGGCCCGCCGAGTGTGCGGTCACCTATCCGAACCGGCCGCCTGGCCTCCAATCGCATAGCGCTCGCCCTCCCACCGGGCTGCCGCTACCGCGCGGGGTTCTCTCCCGGCGGTGTATAGGCCCACAGCAGCACGAGCGGCTCGGTGCCGGTGTTGACGTGCTGGTGCTTCAGGTCCTTGGGCACGAAGATCATGTCGTGCGGGCCGAACGGCTGCCGGTTGCCGCCGGCGTCGACCGCCTCCCCGCTGCCCGAGAGGACCACGTTGATCTCCTCAGATCCTGGGTGCTCGTGCATCGAGCTCGACTCACCCTGCGGGAAGACGGTGATTCCCGCGACCAGGAACTCGGAGCCGCAGAGCTCCCCGTCGACGGTCCGGAACACCTTGCGGCGGAACCCCGGGTCGTCGAGGCCGATCCAGGACTGCTTGCCCTCGGTGAACGTGCGGATCACCTTGACGCCGGCCTGCTGCTTGACGCCCATTGCGCACCCCTCCTTGTCACAATCCCATGAACATATCAGTCGGCGGGCATCCCATAGAACTCGCCGAAGAGCTCCTGCTCGGACGGCCGATCCTCGGGAATCGGGCGGCTCACCCAGGTGGTGTTCATGTAGTGCTTGAGGTGGATGTTCTCCGAGGTGATGTTGCCGCCCCAGGTCCCACACCCGAGGCTCGATGTCATCGGCATCCCGTTGTTGAAGGCGCCGGCGTTCGCCTTCGACTGTGGCTGACGCACCATGATCCGGCTCACCGGCGCGACGCGCGCCAGCCGGTCGATGTGGTCGTCGTTGAACGAGTAGATGCCGCAGGAATGGCCCTTGCCGCCGACCTCGTAGATGGCCCTGACCATCTCGAGCGCCTCGTCGAAGCCGGAGTAGCGGAACAGCGAAAGGACCACGCCGAGCTTCTCGGAGCTGAACGGGCTGTGCCGCCCGATGTCGGTCTGCTCGACAATGAAGAAGCGCCGATCCGGAGCGACCTCGAAGCCGGCCCGTTCGGCCAGTTTCTGGGCCGAGATCGCGATCGTGTCCGGCGTCCGGTGGCCCTCGTCGTCCCAGAGGATCGCCCGCAGCTTCGCCGCCTCCTCGGCCGTGGCGAGGTGGCCGCCCTCCGCCACGAGGCGGTCGCGCAGCGCCTCGTAGATTCCGGCGTCGACGACGAGATTGCCGTCGGCCGAGCAGCCGGAGCCGAAGTCGGACATCTTGCTGATCCGGGTATTCCGGGCCGCCTCGGCGACGTCCGCGGTCTCGTCGATGACCATCGTCGAGTTGCCGGCGCCGACGCCATAGGCCGGCGTCCCGGAGGCGTACGCGGCCTTGACCATATCGCGCCCGCCGGTCGCCTGGACCATATCGACCCGGGTCATCAGGTACTGGGCGGCGGGGATGCTCGGACGCTCGACGCACTGAAGGAGGTCGATCGGAGCCCCTTCGCGGGCCAGGGCGCGGCGCATGATCTCGACCGTCTCGCGGGTGGTGTTCTTGCTGCGCGGGTGCGACGAGAAGATGACCGCGTCCCGACACTTGATGGCGAAGATCCCGACGCCGGGCGGCGTCAGCTCTGGGTTGGTGGTGGGGACGAGCGAGGCAATGAGACCCACCGGCTTGCCGTACTTGACGATGCCCTTCTCCGGGAGTTCCTCGATGACGCCGATGCTCTTCTGCCGCAGGACGTCTCGTAGGATTCCCATGACCTTGAAGCGTTTCCCGACCCGGCTCTCGGGGTCGCCGATGCCGCTCTCCTCAACACCCATGTGGGCGAGGCGCGTGAAGGTCTTCTCGTTCGCGACCGCCCACGCCACCGCCCGGCAGAGCCGGTCCACCTGTTCCTGGGTGGCGCCTTCGAACGCCTGGAGCGCCGCGCGCCCGCGCGCCACGAGCTCGTCGACATGAGCGGTTTCTTCAGGAGTGATCGGTCGAGGCGACATCATGCACCCTCCCTCTTTCCCAACCGCAACCGCCCCAGCAGGCCCCGCAGGGCCGCGGAGGACGGCAGACGAGGCACGAAGGCGGAGAGCATCATGATCGTAAGGACCAGGCTGATGGGATTGGTGACCAGTTCCAACAGGAAGGCGGGCACGCTCCCGCGGACCGACAGGATGGCCCTCCTGAAGTTGATGTCGGCGAGAGGGCCCAGAATGACGCCCAGCACCATGGGGCCGACCGGGTAGTCGCCCAGCTTCATGAAGTACCCCAGGATGCCGAACCCGATCATCCAGAAGACGTCGTAGATGTTGTTCTGGATGGCGTACGTGCCCACCACCGAGATCAGCGCGATCATGGGCATCAGTATCTTCTTGTTGACGTTGACGAGCTTCACGAACGGGCGGACCGCCATCAACCCGAAGATCAGCAGGAAGACGTTGGCCAGCGCGTAGGACGCCGCGATGAACCAGAACAGGTCCGGCATCTCCACCATGAGCAGGGGCCCTGGGCGCAGCCCGTGGATGAACAGCGCGCCGATGAGCACCGCGGTGACCGCGTCGCCTGGGATCCCCAGTGTGAGCATGGGGATGAGCGCCCCCCCAATGGCCGCGTTGTTGGCCGTCTCCGGAGCAATGACGCCCTCGATGGCGCCCTGCCCGAACGGCCGTGTGGGTTTGCGCACGGTCCTCTTGGCATGATCGTACGCCAGCAGGGCCGCGATCTCCCCGCCGGTTCCCGGCAGCGCGCCGACCATGATGCCCAGCACCGACGTGCGCAGGCTGAGCGGTAGAAACCGCAGCACGAGCGCCCACGACGGCAGGATGCGGCCCACCTCGGGGATCTTGATCTGAGGCACGTCGCCGCGGCCGACCCTGCCCAACTGGTAGAACACCTCGGACAGCCCGAACAGGCCGATGAGGACCGCGATGAAGTGCACGCCGCCGATCAGCAAGGGCAACCCGAAGGTGAACCGGCCCTCGCCCGTCACGGGATCCATGCCGACCAGTCCCACCAGCACCCCGCCCGCGGCCGCTATGAGCGCCCTCGGCATGGACTTGGCACCCAGCCGGCTGACAAGCGACAGCCCCATCGCCACCAACAGGAAGTAGTCCCTGGGCGCGAACTTCAGCGCGAACTCGGAGATGAGCGGGCCGGCCACCACCAGGGCCACGAGGCCCAGGACTCCGCCGATAAACGACTGCACGGTCGAGAGCCCGATGGCCATGCCGGCCTCGCCGCGCTGTGCCATGGGATAGCCGTCGAACCCGGTGGCGACGGCCGACGGCGTCCCAGGGATGTTGATCAGGATTGCTGAGCGCGATCCCCCGTAGACGCCGCCCGCATAGATCCCCAGCATCATCGCCAGGGCCGGCTTGGTGTCCCACGCATACGTCATGGACACCAACAGCGCCGTGGCCATGGTCACCGACAGCCCGGGGACCGCGCCCACGATAATCCCCCCCACCACACCCAGGGCGGAGAGCGCGACGTTCTGTGGAGAAAGGAACTCCCGGAATGCCTGCAGCGCCAGTTCGATGACCGCGCCTCCTTAGGGCAGAATCACCAGGAACACCTGCCGGAACACCACGAACGTGACGGCCACGGCCACGGCCGCTATGAGTACTGACTTCCACCAGGCGGCCGCGCGCAGCCACAGGAAGGAGACCGCCAGGTACAGGAACGATGCGCCCACGAAGCCCAGCTTCCGCAGCACCACCCCGTAGAGGATGGCCATCAAGGCCGCGATCAGGGCCGTGGAACGAACAGCCCCGCCGTCGGAGGCCGCCGCTGGCTCTCCTGCCGTGCTTTCCCTCCATACAAGCAGGGCGCACAGCAGCAGGACCAGGGCGACCAGGGCCGGGAAGACCCCGGGCGAGCCGGGGTCATGTCCGAAGTTGGACATCCGGCTCGCCCGGTGGAACACGAACCCCGCCAGCACAACAATACCTGCCGACTGCAGGCGCGTGGACAGCCTCCGGCGATCAGCCGACATCGCCGGTCCTACTTGCGGGCAGGCCTGGGGATTCCGAACATCTCCGGCGACTTCTGGGTCGCCTTGGCATCGTGGAGCAGCCAGGCGGTTACGGACTGCCACTGCTTGACCCACCGCATCGCCTCGTCGCCCGAGAGGTTCAGCGGCACGGCGCCGATGAGGTCGAGGAACTCCCGGGTATCCTCAGAGGCCACGGCCGGCCTGAACGCGTCGGCCAGCCGCCGCACCGCGGGCGCGGGCGTTCCCTTCTTGACCCACACGCCGAAGAACGGTCCCCACGGCAGGTAGGGACGGTACTCGGGCATCATCTGGCCCAGGGCCGGGACGCCGGGAGCGACGTCCGCGGGCACGTTGTCTATGACGGCAAGGGCCCGCATCCGTCCGGCGCGGATGTGCTCGGCCACCGCCGCCATGACCGATACGTGGAAGTCAATGTGCCCCCCCAGAAGCGCCGGTATGGCAGGACCGTCACCATCAAACGGGATCGGGTTGAACTTCACGCCGCTGACCGCGGTCATCATTGCCCCGACGACGAAAGGCACGCCGCCGATTCCCGTGGAGCCGGCCTTGATCTGTCCGGGCTGCTGCTTGGCCAAATGGATCAACTCGGTAAGATAGCGCAGTTTAGAGTCGCTTCTCACAACCACCACAGGGATGCTGCGCGCGAACAGGTTGATCGGCTCGAACTCATCGAAGTTGCGCGGCGAGAGATCTAGGACGCCATAGATCGTTGGGTTCTCGGCCGCGTAGAGCAGCGTGTAACCGTCTGCCCGCTGGTCGAAGACGTACTGCATGCCCACGGCGCCGGAGGCGCCGGTCATGTTGCTGAGCACGACTCGCTGGCCCAACGCTCTCTCGGCCAGCGGGGTTATCCTGCGCGACACCCGGTCGGTGGTCCCCCCGGCGCCCCACTGGATGATCCCGGTGATGCTGCGCTCCGGATAGACCTGCGCTCTGGACGGAACAACCATAACGCCCCACGCCAGCGTCACCACCAGCGCCGGGATGAGCACGAACTTCAAGAGCCTGGAAGCCGCCTCTGCGTGCATCTCGTCATCCTCCTTCGGGCGAATCGATTCGAGCGAATCGGTCGCACTCTACCTGGCACTAGACCCCTGCATACTACTGTGCAGAACTCCATTCTAAAATCTACGGCCCGGCCGGCCTCCCTGTCAAGGCCCCATGTCTGGGCCTTGGAGCAGTAGCAAGAGGGCGGTGTCTCGGTATCGCGGGGGTATGGGGTCAGCCGCGCTTGGGGCATGGGGGCGGGGCCTGCCTGATGCGCGCCAGGTCGGCCACCAGCGTCCAGACCGCCAGATACCCGAACAGGGCCGCGGAAAACCCTCGAAAGAGAGACACCGCGCCCGGGCGGAAGCCGGCGGCCTCCATGCGCGCCACGGCCAGGTGCCCGCCGTCCAGCGGAAGCAGCGGAAGCAGGTTGGATATCCCCACGCTCAGGTTGAGGGCGCCCGCCGCAGCCGCAAGGGAGCGTGGTCCTCCTCCGTCCGCGCTGTTCAGAAGCGCCAGAACGGAGAGCAGCCCGCCTACCTGCATGCGGGCGGTCTGTCCCGGTAGGAGCACCGGCGCCGGCACGCGGGCGGCCTGGCGCAGCAGCAGGCCTGCGGCAATGTTGGCCAGCGGCCCGGCCAGCAGGACCGGAACGCGCCGGGCCGGAGGAAGTCGGTCCACGTCAATCGCCGCGAACCCGCCTAGCGGGAGCGGCCGCAGAGTCACATCCACGCCGCCGACCTTCCGGCGCAGCAGGGGCGGCCCGAAGCCGACCCCTACCTCGCGCACCTCGCCCCCGGCGCGCCGGGCGGCGAGCGCATGGGCGAGCTCGTGCAGCATCACCGTTCCGCCGATTATGCCCGCAACCCTGGCCCAGCGTGCCCAGCCCATCTTCTCCTCCGCTACTCCGCCCGTTCTACTCCGCCCGTTCTACTCCGCGGCGTCCTTCGCCGCGACTCGCGCCACGGCCGCGACGCGGTCACCGGCCTCCAGCCGCATCACCGCGACGCCCTGCGACTGCCGGCCGTGCGCCGTGATCTCCCGAACGGTGATCCGGTTGACGATGCCGTTGGCGGAGATCAGTAGCAGTTCGTCGTCGTCGTCCACCGCCCGCACCGCGGCCACCGGACCTTTCTTGCGGGTGGTCTTGATGTTGATCACCCCAATCCCGCCGCGGCGCTTCAAAGGATACTGCGAAAAAGGCGTGCGTTTCCCGTATCCGGCCTCTGTTACGGTCAGCAGGGCGAGGCCCTCGCTGCTGTCGGCAACCCCCACAACGCTGTCATCGCCCTTCAGCCGGATGCCGATCACGCCGCGGGCGGTTCGCCCCATCTCGCGCACCTGGCCTGCCTTGAACCGGATCGCCCGGCCCAGCCGCGTGGCCAGCGCGATCTCGGTCTCCTTCTGGATATACCTGACGCCCACGAGCTCGTCGTCGCCCGCGAGCGTGATGGAGAAGATGCCGGCCCGCTTGGCGTTTATGAACTCCATCAACCCGGTCTTCTTGACCATGCCGCGGCGCGTCGCCATAAACAGCGTCCCCGCCTCCTCGAAGGAGCGGAGGGGTATGATGGCGTTGACGCGCTCACCCTGTGAGACGTTGATCAGGTTGACCACCGGCAACCCCCGCGCGGTGCGGCCGGCTTCGGGGACCTCGTGCGCCTTGATCCGGTAGACCTTGCCGCGGTTGGTGAAGAACAACAGGAAGGCATGGTTGGTGGTCACCGCTATCTGCTCGACCACGTCTTCCTCGCGCGTGGCCATCCCGGTTACGCCCCTGCCGCCCCGGCGTTGCACCCGGTAGGTTTCCAGGGGCTGGCGCTTGACGTAGGTGTTGCGGGTGAGCGTGATTACCACCTCGGTATCGGGGATCAGATCCTCGGCCCCGAACTCCTCGGCCTCCTTGCCGGTGATCCGGGTGCGGCGGGGGTCGGCGTAGCGCTCGCGCGCCGCCATCAGTTCCTCCCGCACCGTGGCCATGATGAGCCGCGGCCGCGGGGAGGTGGCGTCCGCCAGCATCTCGTTGAACCGGGCGATCTCTTTGAGCAGCTCCTTGTACTCCGCCTCTATCTTCTCGCGCTCCAGCGCGGTCAGGCGCTGTAGGCGCATCTCGAGGATCGCCTCGGCCTGCGCCTGGCTCAGCTCGAACTGCGTCATCAGGCCCGCGCGCGCCGCGGGCACGTCCTTCGCTTTGCGGATGAGCGCGATGATCTCGTCCAAGTGCCTCAGCGCGACCTTGAGCCCCTCTAGGATGTGGGCGCGTTCCTCGGCGCGGCGCAGCTCGTACTGGGTCCGGCGGATCACCACGTCGCGCCGGTGCGCGAGGTAGTAGCCCAGCATCTCCTTGAGCCCCAGTTGCCTCGGGGCGCCGTCCACCAGCGACAGCATGATCGCGCCGAAGGTGACCTGCATCTGGGCGTGCTTGAAGAGCTGGTTCTTCACTATCTGGGGGTTGGCGTCGCGCCGGAGCTCGATCACCACGCGCAGCCCCCTCCGGTCCGACTCGTCGCGTAGGTCCGCGATGCCCGCCAGCTTCTTCCGGCGCACCAGGTCGGCGATGCGCTGGACGAGCGCCGACTTGCTTACCATGTATGGGATCTCGGTCACGACGATGGCGATGCGGCCGCCGCGTATCTCTTCCATTGCCGTCTTGGCCTGCACCGTAATGCTTCCCCGTCCCGTCGTGTACGCGGAGCGGATCCCGTCCCTTCCCAGGATGACGCCGCCGGTGGGGAAGTCGGGCCCCTTGACGATCTTCAGCAGTTCTTCGATGGGCGTCGCGGGGTTGTCAATCAGCGCAACCAGCGCGTCCACGATCTCGCCCAGGTTGTGCGGCGGGATGTTGGTGGCCATGCCGACCGCGATGCCGCTGGCGCCGTTTACCAGCAGGTTGGGCAGCCTGGCCGGCAGAACCGTCGGCTCCTTCAGGCTCTCGTCGAAGTTGGGACGGAAGGAGACGGTCTCCTTGTCCAGGTCGGTCAGCAGCTCGGCGGCGGCGGGCGACAACCGTGCCTCGGTATACCTCATGGCGCCTGCCGGGTCGCCGTCGATGCTGCCGAAGTTGCCTTGGCCGTCCACCAGCGGATATCGGAACGACCACCCCTGCGCCATCCGCACCAGCGCGTCGTAGATCGGCGCGTCCCCGTGCGGGTGGAGCTTGCCCATCACCTCGCCCACGATGCGGGCGCTCTTGCGGTGCGGAGTGTCGGGCCGCACCCCCAGCTCCGACATGCCGTAGAGAATCCGTCGCTGTACCGGCTTCAGCCCGTCGCGCACGTCGGGCAGCGCCCTGCTCACGATTACCGACATGGCGTAGTCGAGGTAGGAGGTCCGCATCTCCTCCTCGATCGGCCGCGGGACGATCCTCAGTTCTTCGGTAGCCATAGGCGTGGGGTCGGCGCGCTCCTATATGTCCAGGTTCCGCACGTCGCGCGCGTACTGGATTATGAACTGCTTGCGGGGTTCGACTTCCTCTCCCATCAGCGTTTTGAAAACCCACTCGGCGGCCGCCGCGTCCTCGAGGTCCACCCGCAGCAGCGTCCGCGTGGCCGGGTTCATCGTGGTCTCCCAGAGTTGCTCGGGGTTCATCTCGCCCAGCCCTTTGTAGCGCTGCACCTCGGCTTTGGCCCCCCGGCGGTCGAGCGCCTGCAGGGCCACCTGGCGTCCCTCCTCCGAGTAGGCGTAGGTCTTCTCCTTGCCGCTCCTGATCAGGTAGAGCGGCGGCTGCGCGATGTAGACCTTTCCGTGCGTTATGAGCTCTTTCATGTAGCGGTAGAAGAACGTGAGCAGCAGCGTGCGGATGTGATTGCCGTCCACGTCGGCGTCGCACATGATTATGACCCTGTCGTAGCGCCTCTTTTCGAGAGAGAACTCCCCTCCCACCCCGGTGCCCAGAGCGGTGATGATCGCGCGAATCTCCTCGTGCGCGATCATCTTGTCCTCGCGCGCCTTCTCGACGTTGAGGATTTTGCCCTGGATCGGCAGGATCGCCTGGAAGTTCCGGTCGCGGCCCTGCTTGGCGGTCCCGCCCGCGGACTCGCCCTCCACTATGTACACCTCGCAGAGGTTAGGGTCGCGCTCCACGCAGTCGGCCAGCTTGCCCGGCAGTGTGCCCACCTCGAGGGCGCTCTTGCGCCGCACCAGCTCTCGAGCATTCCGCGCGGCCTCGCGGGCGCGCGCGGCGTTCAGCACCTTCGCCACGATCCGCTTCGCGTCCGGCGGGTGGGTGATCAGGAACTCCGCTAGCGCGTCGGAGACCGCGGACTCGACAATTCCCTTCACCTCGGTATTGCCGAGCTTCGTCTTGGTCTGTCCCTCGAACTGCGGCTCGGCCATCTTGACGCTGAGCACGGCGGTCATGCCTTCCCGCATGTCCTCGCCGGCCAGCGACGGGTCGCTGTCGCGCACCAGCGAGGCGCGTCTGGCATAGTCGTTGATGGAGCGCGTCAGGGCCGAGCGAAACCCGATCAGGTGCGTGCCGCCTTCGGGCGTGGGGATCGTGTTCACGTACGTGAGCATGTGCTCAACGTAGCTATCGGTGTACTGAAGGGCCACCTCCACCTCGACGCCGTCGCGCTCGCGCCGGGCGTGCGCAATCTCGGAGATCTTCGCCTTCGTCCGGTTGAGGGCCGCCACGAGTTCCTTGATCCCGCCGTCGTGCTTGATTGTCGCCGCGCGGCCGGTGATCTCGTCGGACAGGTGGATCTCCAGGCCCGCGTTGAGATAGGCGATGTCTTCCAGGCGCTTGACCACAACGTCGAATGCGAACTCGGTCGCCGTCATAACCTGCGCGTCGGGCTTGAACGTCACCTTGGTGCCGGAGGGCTGGGGCGCTCCGCGCGTCCACGCCAGCGGGCCCTGCGTCCTGCCGCGCGCGAATCGCTGGCGGTGTGTCTTGCCGTCTTGGTAGACCTCGACCTCCAACCACTCGGAGAGGGCGTTGACCA from bacterium encodes the following:
- the aroD gene encoding type I 3-dehydroquinate dehydratase codes for the protein MRLEARRPVRIGDRTLGGPAVLTCVPLTAAERAALVPQAARLGGLGPDCVEWRADFIPDLSPDETPLLLEAISAAARCALIFTNRRHEEGGARPQDEAQRLAILEAAASTGLAALVDIEMATAPALAERAAAAAHGSGAAVIRSWHDFGATPPATALLDSMRAMQEAGADVAKVAVMPRAPQDVLVLLEAGLEARSTFLEIPCILMSMGAVGAMSRIGGGYFGSDLTFAVGIAASAPGQIGLDIAKRLLAAVGLGPEGETVTGGS
- a CDS encoding cupin domain-containing protein, which gives rise to MGVKQQAGVKVIRTFTEGKQSWIGLDDPGFRRKVFRTVDGELCGSEFLVAGITVFPQGESSSMHEHPGSEEINVVLSGSGEAVDAGGNRQPFGPHDMIFVPKDLKHQHVNTGTEPLVLLWAYTPPGENPAR
- a CDS encoding tripartite tricarboxylate transporter permease; translated protein: MELALQAFREFLSPQNVALSALGVVGGIIVGAVPGLSVTMATALLVSMTYAWDTKPALAMMLGIYAGGVYGGSRSAILINIPGTPSAVATGFDGYPMAQRGEAGMAIGLSTVQSFIGGVLGLVALVVAGPLISEFALKFAPRDYFLLVAMGLSLVSRLGAKSMPRALIAAAGGVLVGLVGMDPVTGEGRFTFGLPLLIGGVHFIAVLIGLFGLSEVFYQLGRVGRGDVPQIKIPEVGRILPSWALVLRFLPLSLRTSVLGIMVGALPGTGGEIAALLAYDHAKRTVRKPTRPFGQGAIEGVIAPETANNAAIGGALIPMLTLGIPGDAVTAVLIGALFIHGLRPGPLLMVEMPDLFWFIAASYALANVFLLIFGLMAVRPFVKLVNVNKKILMPMIALISVVGTYAIQNNIYDVFWMIGFGILGYFMKLGDYPVGPMVLGVILGPLADINFRRAILSVRGSVPAFLLELVTNPISLVLTIMMLSAFVPRLPSSAALRGLLGRLRLGKREGA
- a CDS encoding aldehyde dehydrogenase family protein gives rise to the protein MSPRPITPEETAHVDELVARGRAALQAFEGATQEQVDRLCRAVAWAVANEKTFTRLAHMGVEESGIGDPESRVGKRFKVMGILRDVLRQKSIGVIEELPEKGIVKYGKPVGLIASLVPTTNPELTPPGVGIFAIKCRDAVIFSSHPRSKNTTRETVEIMRRALAREGAPIDLLQCVERPSIPAAQYLMTRVDMVQATGGRDMVKAAYASGTPAYGVGAGNSTMVIDETADVAEAARNTRISKMSDFGSGCSADGNLVVDAGIYEALRDRLVAEGGHLATAEEAAKLRAILWDDEGHRTPDTIAISAQKLAERAGFEVAPDRRFFIVEQTDIGRHSPFSSEKLGVVLSLFRYSGFDEALEMVRAIYEVGGKGHSCGIYSFNDDHIDRLARVAPVSRIMVRQPQSKANAGAFNNGMPMTSSLGCGTWGGNITSENIHLKHYMNTTWVSRPIPEDRPSEQELFGEFYGMPAD
- a CDS encoding alcohol dehydrogenase catalytic domain-containing protein, with the translated sequence MSKMRAARLHGPRDLRLDEVPIPTPRQGEVLVRVERVGICGSDVHLYAGHRQAPYPMILGHEAIGRIAAVGDGVSLGLVGRRAVVEPNIPCTTCPICRRGHGNVCPNKRVLGVNEDGVFAEYASIPASHAWVAPDDIPDPDLVLTEPLAVAVHALAASGLVPGDRAVVLGCGAIGLLLAHLMSAARISVTALDLDPRRVQVASGLGAAEAVVMSQEAGREIAARMRETGEPATVFECSGAAAGAAWCIRAVPRRGRVLLLGLGADEVAFSPLHFVREGIELVGSLIYDHPDDFRRALNLVEGGLRAGHLVEAEFPLEEAAAALQAAAESRFVKAVIRVT
- a CDS encoding tripartite tricarboxylate transporter TctB family protein, with the protein product MSADRRRLSTRLQSAGIVVLAGFVFHRASRMSNFGHDPGSPGVFPALVALVLLLCALLVWRESTAGEPAAASDGGAVRSTALIAALMAILYGVVLRKLGFVGASFLYLAVSFLWLRAAAWWKSVLIAAVAVAVTFVVFRQVFLVILP
- a CDS encoding thiamine pyrophosphate-binding protein; translated protein: MGSKQHNVAHQIVRFLEGAGTEYVFGLCGHTVIAVLDALSDSRVRFVMARHEQIAAHMAEGYARASGRCGILLTHLGPGLTNAATGVANAALDSIPLLVIAGDVPGYFYGRHPHQEIQYHTDGDQWEVFRPFVKRAWRVADPRGLSRILPRAYSLATSGRPGPVLVNVAMDVFSAPAEGPPPHPPAPMVPPGLDSAVAAQIARRLLAARRPVIYAGGGVISSGASEELRLVAEHLGSPVAYSLMGKGALPDDHPLILGMTGFWGTELTNRVTREADLILAVGTRFAEADSSSWDPRFTFAIPPTELIHLDIDPQEIGRSFPAVIGAVTDARSGLTAVLAALRGLAPGGVGGHAELVRIQSERQAWLEGLVGPSRSNSVPLAPQRILADVRAALPREGILVTDVGWNKNGVGQQFPIYLPRTHLPPSGLATMGYGPAAVLGAKLARPDVPCLAMVGDGAFSANPSVLAAAVEGGIAVTWVVMNNSAHGTIAGLMGAHYGRTFGCEFQCGGQPYSPDFAALARAYGVDGVKVERADDLAPALSAALGSGRPTVIDVPMVNDPVPTAGHWDINDIYRM